GAATGCCCGCCGCCACACCAGTTTTGCCGCGGTGTTTGTCTATCCCGAAGTGGAAGACGTGGGCGAGACGGTAATTAATCCGGTTGAGTTAAAAATCGACGTCTACCGCGCCAGTGGCGCCGGGGGGCAGCACGTCAACCGTACCGAGTCGGCAGTTCGCATTACCCATCTTCCCACCAATATCGTTGTTACTTGCCAAGCGGAACGCTCGCAGCATAAGAACAAAGAACAGGCGATGAAGTACCTCGCCGCGAAATTGGCGTTGCGACGACGTGAAGAGGAAGAGAAAAAAACAGCGATCATCGAATCGCAAAAATCCGACATCGCTTGGGGCAGCCAGATTCGCAGTTACGTCTTCGCGCCATATACGATGGTGAAAGACCTTCGCACCGGAGTGGAAACAGGAAATGTCGCGGCAGTCATGGATGGCGATCTCGATCCCTTTGTCCACGCGTTTTTAATGGGGAAGAAACGGGTGAAGGGACAGAAGGATGACGACGAATGAGTGTCGGATTCTCTCCGAAATCCAACGGTGAATCCGGTTTTGTA
The sequence above is drawn from the bacterium genome and encodes:
- the prfB gene encoding peptide chain release factor 2, whose product is FWNEPEIARKTLQELTAVKRWVTDYQTLAKGVEDVVTLLELALEVEDESSIEEAKRELETLTNAAEDLELRKMLGGPDDSKNCIVTIKPGAGGTESMDWAGMLMRMFVRWLERRKFDYDIIDLQPGEQAGIKEAAIEVSGEFAYGYCKAEIGVHRLVRISPFDANARRHTSFAAVFVYPEVEDVGETVINPVELKIDVYRASGAGGQHVNRTESAVRITHLPTNIVVTCQAERSQHKNKEQAMKYLAAKLALRRREEEEKKTAIIESQKSDIAWGSQIRSYVFAPYTMVKDLRTGVETGNVAAVMDGDLDPFVHAFLMGKKRVKGQKDDDE